One genomic window of Pontibacillus halophilus JSM 076056 = DSM 19796 includes the following:
- a CDS encoding SDR family oxidoreductase — MARLEGKVAIVTGAATGIGQATAELFAKEGAVVICADVDEEKVNKTVQSIKDEGGTAEAQYLDVSSEEVVKEFAEEVKKKHGAVDVLFNNAGVDEEGGKVHEYPMELFDKILSVDLRGTFMTSKYIIPLMLEHGGSIINVSSMSGRAADLDRSGYNAAKGGIINLTKAMAIDYGRQGIRANSIAPGTIETPLVDKLAGSKEEDEGQQFREAQEWVTPMGRLGQPNEMAKVALFLASDDSSFVTGEDILADGGLQAYTWPGKMLFEKGWK, encoded by the coding sequence ATGGCACGATTAGAAGGTAAGGTCGCAATTGTAACTGGTGCGGCAACAGGCATTGGACAGGCTACTGCAGAGCTATTTGCAAAGGAAGGAGCTGTAGTAATCTGTGCGGATGTGGATGAAGAGAAAGTCAACAAGACCGTTCAATCGATAAAGGACGAAGGGGGCACAGCGGAGGCTCAATACTTAGATGTATCTAGTGAAGAAGTTGTGAAGGAATTCGCTGAAGAAGTAAAGAAAAAGCATGGTGCTGTTGATGTGTTATTTAACAACGCGGGTGTCGATGAGGAAGGTGGCAAAGTACACGAATATCCAATGGAATTGTTCGACAAGATTCTTTCCGTTGACTTGAGAGGGACATTCATGACAAGCAAATACATCATCCCACTGATGCTCGAACACGGTGGTTCTATTATTAACGTATCGTCCATGTCCGGACGCGCTGCAGATTTAGACCGTTCTGGCTATAATGCAGCTAAAGGTGGAATCATTAACTTAACGAAAGCGATGGCCATTGACTATGGGCGTCAAGGAATTCGAGCAAACTCGATTGCACCGGGGACAATTGAGACGCCACTTGTGGATAAGCTTGCTGGTTCTAAAGAAGAAGACGAAGGACAACAATTTCGAGAAGCGCAGGAATGGGTAACCCCAATGGGGCGTCTTGGACAACCTAATGAAATGGCTAAAGTAGCTCTCTTCCTAGCATCAGATGACAGTTCCTTCGTGACTGGAGAAGATATTCTAGCTGACGGAGGCCTTCAAGCATATACCTGGCCAGGTAAAATGCTATTTGAAAAAGGCTGGAAGTAA
- a CDS encoding AEC family transporter, whose amino-acid sequence MSFVTVLLPIFFVFGLGFIAQKLLHFDPSPFSKLALYILVPVLVFQTFYEETITFSYVFILIYMLGLCASIILIVTVLSKFGRYTEEERCGLVLSSAFTNNGNYGTPLILFLFGSVGMETAIVLMVLQQLLMSTLGVYYAAKGGKDGDGISAALRAVRKMPMVYGALVGIAFHYLHLPLGELKGGIELVASAAIPIIMLTLGMQLATLKVDTVDRMKVSIALVLKLVAAPLLAALIVMPMPVDLLTKQIMIIMAATPTAANTTMYAIQFQTAPQTVTTSTFATTVLSIITMPIVIYFVS is encoded by the coding sequence ATGTCATTTGTAACGGTTTTGCTTCCAATTTTCTTTGTATTTGGTCTTGGATTTATCGCCCAGAAGTTGCTCCACTTTGATCCGTCTCCTTTCTCAAAGTTGGCTTTATATATACTCGTTCCTGTCCTTGTCTTTCAAACCTTTTACGAAGAGACAATCACGTTTTCTTATGTATTTATTCTGATTTACATGCTCGGGTTATGTGCCTCGATTATACTCATCGTGACGGTGCTTTCGAAGTTTGGGCGTTATACGGAGGAAGAGCGTTGCGGTCTTGTACTATCGTCAGCTTTCACGAATAACGGGAACTACGGAACACCGCTTATCCTGTTTTTATTTGGTTCTGTTGGGATGGAAACTGCGATTGTCTTAATGGTACTTCAACAACTACTCATGAGCACGCTAGGGGTGTACTATGCGGCCAAAGGTGGGAAAGACGGCGATGGAATCAGTGCCGCGTTACGGGCGGTGCGTAAAATGCCGATGGTTTACGGAGCGCTTGTAGGGATTGCATTTCACTATCTTCACTTGCCACTAGGAGAATTAAAGGGAGGCATTGAGCTTGTAGCTAGTGCCGCGATTCCTATTATTATGCTTACACTAGGGATGCAACTTGCTACACTAAAGGTGGATACAGTGGACCGGATGAAAGTTTCCATTGCGCTCGTCTTGAAATTAGTAGCAGCACCGCTACTTGCCGCATTGATTGTAATGCCAATGCCTGTTGATCTACTCACAAAGCAAATTATGATCATTATGGCAGCTACACCAACAGCTGCAAATACGACGATGTACGCTATCCAATTTCAGACAGCCCCTCAAACTGTCACAACTTCCACATTCGCCACAACTGTACTAAGTATCATTACTATGCCTATTGTGATCTACTTTGTGTCGTAG